One window of Rhodopirellula bahusiensis genomic DNA carries:
- a CDS encoding TIGR01777 family oxidoreductase, translating into MTSQDKSAESKLTIANDKLASSKPTSDPKLPEECRPQPGSDFYAASVELPVSIDEAFAYHERPGCLNRLTPPWESVQLEHSDQSLQPGSRVVLKTKIAGIPVRWKARHVWYDRPHGFADVQDSGPFARWSHQHRFESIDDDRSQLTDAIEYKLPAGMAGKMFGSGKARRTIEAMFAYRHRVTKDDLQMLVDYPMSPKTIAVSGASGLVGGSLCTLLTLLGHKVLTITRDEHGDEDSIAAWGSPPEMEKFESVDAVVHLAGKSIAGKRWTPEVKQQIRDSRVEKTRSLCEGLAGLQSKPPVLICASATGIYGDRGDEILTETSAHGDDFLADVAGEWEDSCQPARDAGIRVVHTRFGIVLSPQGGALQQMLLPAKMMGGRLGSGNQWWSWIALDDVLGAIIHCIHREEVSGPVNFVSPNPIQNQDFAKVLGDVLKRPALFPAPAFALRLALGEMADDLLLASTRAVPEQLQQTGYKFRFTDLKDCLRSLLGKERKPAPQATE; encoded by the coding sequence ATGACATCCCAAGACAAATCCGCTGAATCCAAATTAACGATAGCCAATGATAAGTTGGCGTCATCGAAGCCCACCAGTGATCCAAAGCTCCCCGAGGAATGCAGACCTCAACCGGGAAGCGACTTCTACGCCGCAAGTGTTGAGTTGCCCGTGAGCATCGACGAAGCGTTCGCCTATCACGAGCGTCCAGGATGCTTGAATCGATTGACGCCACCTTGGGAAAGCGTCCAGCTCGAACACTCTGATCAATCACTTCAACCCGGCAGCCGCGTCGTCCTGAAAACCAAGATCGCCGGAATCCCGGTGCGATGGAAGGCTCGGCACGTGTGGTACGATCGCCCCCACGGTTTTGCCGACGTGCAGGACTCCGGACCATTTGCTCGCTGGTCCCATCAACATCGATTCGAATCGATCGACGACGATCGGTCCCAGCTCACCGACGCGATCGAGTACAAATTGCCTGCCGGGATGGCCGGCAAAATGTTCGGCAGCGGCAAGGCTCGTCGGACCATCGAAGCGATGTTCGCCTATCGCCACCGAGTCACCAAGGATGATCTGCAAATGTTGGTCGATTACCCGATGAGCCCAAAAACAATCGCAGTCTCCGGTGCGAGCGGTTTGGTCGGTGGTTCGCTTTGCACGCTGCTGACGTTGCTTGGTCACAAAGTCCTGACGATCACGCGTGACGAACACGGCGACGAGGATTCAATCGCCGCTTGGGGTAGCCCACCCGAGATGGAGAAGTTTGAGTCGGTCGACGCGGTTGTTCACTTGGCCGGAAAGTCCATCGCGGGAAAACGCTGGACACCCGAAGTCAAACAGCAGATCAGAGACAGCCGCGTGGAAAAGACTCGTTCGCTATGCGAAGGTCTGGCGGGACTGCAGAGTAAACCACCAGTGTTGATCTGCGCTTCGGCGACTGGAATCTACGGCGATCGGGGCGATGAGATTCTGACGGAAACGTCGGCTCACGGTGATGACTTTCTGGCTGATGTTGCCGGAGAGTGGGAAGACTCTTGCCAACCCGCTCGAGACGCTGGGATCCGAGTGGTCCACACTCGATTTGGGATCGTCCTTTCACCTCAAGGCGGAGCGCTGCAGCAAATGCTGTTGCCCGCCAAAATGATGGGAGGAAGGCTTGGCAGTGGAAATCAGTGGTGGTCGTGGATCGCTCTCGATGACGTACTGGGAGCGATCATTCACTGCATCCACCGCGAAGAGGTGTCCGGCCCGGTCAATTTCGTATCGCCCAATCCGATTCAGAACCAAGACTTCGCGAAGGTGCTCGGCGACGTACTGAAGCGGCCCGCGTTGTTCCCGGCCCCCGCGTTCGCGCTTCGCCTCGCTCTTGGTGAAATGGCCGACGATTTGCTGTTGGCGAGCACGCGGGCGGTTCCTGAACAGCTGCAGCAGACGGGCTACAAGTTTCGCTTCACCGATTTGAAAGATTGCTTGCGTTCGCTTCTGGGAAAAGAACGCAAACCAGCGCCTCAGGCGACCGAATGA
- a CDS encoding helix-turn-helix domain-containing protein: MAARQPQFSPKEVAAAMEVSESSVKRWCDNGSIPVIKTAGGHRRITLDALQAFVHANDRCLLRPEVLGLPQLSPNRTTRIEGDENPLNQSFRDSLAEGDEPSCRELMSKKIDLGCTRSEAAESLITDAMHGFGEAWDSNVLDVYQERRGCEIAMRLIYELRSEIPPPSSDAPIAIGGAPEGDPYQLPTMLVELALREVGWNATSLGNDLPMESFVQAAHDYDPHMVWMSVSSVSEPGMFVAAQNQLAESLGEDVPLLIGGRALNDKLRPRLRYTAHCDSIRNLVELAALMRLNRKK, translated from the coding sequence GTGGCAGCTCGTCAGCCCCAGTTTTCACCGAAAGAAGTCGCAGCCGCGATGGAAGTCAGCGAGTCATCGGTGAAGCGATGGTGTGACAATGGTTCGATCCCGGTCATCAAGACTGCGGGGGGCCATCGCCGAATCACGCTGGATGCTTTGCAAGCGTTCGTTCACGCCAACGATCGATGTCTTTTGAGACCCGAGGTGCTGGGGCTTCCACAGCTTTCGCCTAACCGGACGACTCGGATCGAAGGCGACGAAAATCCGCTGAATCAAAGCTTTCGCGATTCGTTGGCGGAAGGCGACGAACCATCCTGTCGCGAATTGATGTCCAAGAAAATCGACTTGGGATGCACGCGAAGCGAGGCGGCGGAGTCGTTGATCACCGACGCGATGCACGGGTTCGGTGAAGCGTGGGACAGCAACGTATTGGACGTCTATCAAGAACGTCGTGGATGCGAGATCGCGATGCGATTGATTTACGAACTGCGATCCGAAATCCCGCCGCCCTCATCGGACGCACCCATCGCCATCGGTGGTGCACCGGAAGGCGATCCGTATCAGTTACCGACGATGTTGGTCGAACTGGCTCTGCGTGAAGTCGGCTGGAATGCAACCAGCTTGGGCAACGATTTGCCGATGGAAAGCTTCGTCCAAGCCGCCCACGATTATGATCCGCACATGGTATGGATGAGCGTTTCATCGGTCAGCGAGCCTGGTATGTTTGTCGCCGCTCAAAATCAGTTGGCCGAATCGCTCGGAGAAGACGTGCCGTTGCTGATCGGCGGACGAGCGTTGAATGACAAGCTGCGTCCGCGATTGCGATACACGGCTCATTGCGACTCGATCCGCAATTTGGTCGAGCTGGCCGCGTTGATGCGACTGAACCGCAAGAAGTGA
- a CDS encoding L,D-transpeptidase family protein — MTTPPDALPPEVARDLIVDADTFDISDGIPEALGTLDPLAEFGIDDGTVSDVNSFAESDQVINDAANGDFNDLDMALNDSNADDGIGAASDQMSMDSVNRSFADIPSQSSSATDNLGTESSSFSMSDLEAGAGDLQASRLPEVTPGSSTPIQLDPNQEYTSTGSTYQSPDPNDAVASVKASTKSATDAVATESNAIASAGLSNAIATADRQYHSDRRREALATLSLFYETPNLTSEQRDELLSRLDPLAAEVIYSGEHLLAEPHRVGPNETLMDIAKKYEVPWQLLANINGVDDPVTVLPGTDLKVVRGPFRGDIDLKYQELTLFLGDLYAGRFKIAVGSDPAPKPGSYTIQEKQSAKTYYDMSGTPIPPGNPRNPYGSMWIDLGSGLSIHGSPDANAPTDKGCISLAGNYSRDVFGILSEGSSVTIR, encoded by the coding sequence ATGACGACGCCTCCCGATGCGTTGCCGCCCGAAGTGGCGCGGGACCTCATCGTGGATGCCGATACGTTTGATATCAGCGATGGGATTCCTGAAGCGCTGGGCACACTCGACCCCCTCGCGGAGTTCGGAATCGACGATGGGACAGTGAGCGATGTGAACTCGTTTGCTGAGTCTGATCAAGTCATCAACGATGCCGCCAACGGCGACTTCAATGACCTGGACATGGCACTCAACGATTCCAACGCCGACGATGGAATCGGCGCCGCGTCCGATCAAATGTCGATGGATTCCGTCAATCGAAGTTTCGCGGATATTCCTTCGCAATCTTCTTCAGCGACTGACAACTTGGGAACTGAATCCAGCTCGTTCTCAATGTCTGATTTGGAAGCCGGTGCTGGTGATCTGCAAGCCAGTCGTTTGCCGGAAGTGACTCCTGGTTCGAGCACGCCGATCCAGTTGGATCCCAACCAAGAATACACATCGACCGGATCAACCTATCAGTCGCCTGATCCGAATGATGCCGTGGCATCGGTCAAGGCTTCTACCAAATCGGCCACCGACGCTGTCGCCACCGAATCCAACGCAATCGCCTCCGCTGGTCTGAGCAACGCGATTGCGACGGCTGATCGTCAGTATCACTCCGATCGTCGACGAGAGGCGTTGGCAACACTCAGCCTGTTTTACGAAACACCCAACCTGACCAGCGAGCAACGCGACGAATTGCTCAGCCGTCTTGATCCACTCGCCGCCGAAGTCATCTACTCGGGTGAGCATTTGCTGGCGGAACCGCATCGCGTGGGCCCCAACGAAACGTTGATGGACATCGCGAAAAAGTATGAAGTGCCTTGGCAATTGCTGGCGAACATCAACGGTGTCGACGATCCCGTGACTGTTCTGCCCGGCACAGATTTAAAGGTCGTCCGCGGCCCGTTCCGTGGTGACATCGACTTGAAATACCAAGAGCTCACACTGTTCTTGGGCGATCTGTACGCCGGTCGATTCAAGATAGCGGTCGGAAGCGACCCGGCTCCGAAGCCAGGATCGTACACCATCCAAGAAAAGCAATCCGCGAAGACTTACTACGACATGTCTGGCACACCGATTCCGCCCGGCAACCCACGCAACCCCTACGGGTCGATGTGGATCGATTTGGGATCCGGTTTGAGCATCCACGGAAGCCCCGATGCGAACGCCCCCACCGACAAGGGCTGCATCAGCCTGGCGGGCAACTACTCTCGGGACGTGTTCGGCATTTTGTCCGAAGGATCTTCCGTCACGATTCGCTGA
- a CDS encoding nucleoside hydrolase produces MPQKTFGSLLLAITVSLGFTGSNTSLRADEPVQLIFDTDLGNDVDDALAMGVIHSLQSRGECELLAVTITKDHELAAPFADVINTFYGRGEIPIGVCRSDVTNGEGRFNGLAAIKDDGKDRFPHDLRSGKDAPEAVEVLRRTLADADDDSVVIAQVGFSTNLANLLDSPADDISPLTGLELVKQKVQRLSVMAGAFTQIMNNKGQPYDHKEYNVIKDIPAAQKLAEQWPTPILWSGYEIGIALRYPHESIEQDFGYVEHHPLAEAYIAYNPPPHDRPTWDLTCVLQLVRPTRDYFGLTSVGKVTVADDGLTTFEENADGRDQYFTLNDEQIARTLEALQLLSSEPPHPVH; encoded by the coding sequence ATGCCTCAAAAAACATTTGGGTCGCTGCTGCTCGCGATCACAGTCAGTCTTGGCTTCACCGGTTCCAACACGTCACTTCGCGCAGACGAACCCGTTCAATTGATCTTCGACACAGACCTCGGCAACGACGTCGATGATGCGTTGGCCATGGGCGTCATCCACTCGCTGCAATCTCGCGGCGAATGCGAATTGTTGGCCGTCACAATCACAAAGGATCACGAACTGGCCGCCCCATTCGCCGACGTGATCAACACCTTCTACGGACGCGGTGAGATTCCGATCGGCGTTTGCCGCAGCGATGTCACCAACGGCGAAGGACGCTTCAACGGGTTGGCCGCGATCAAAGACGATGGCAAGGATCGTTTCCCGCATGACTTGCGAAGCGGCAAGGACGCACCTGAAGCCGTCGAAGTTTTGCGTCGCACGCTGGCCGATGCTGACGACGACAGTGTCGTGATCGCTCAAGTTGGATTCTCCACCAACCTGGCCAACCTCCTGGACTCACCCGCCGATGACATCAGCCCACTCACTGGGCTGGAACTGGTCAAGCAGAAGGTTCAACGACTCAGCGTGATGGCGGGTGCTTTCACTCAGATCATGAATAACAAGGGCCAACCTTACGATCACAAAGAATACAACGTGATCAAAGACATCCCCGCGGCACAGAAACTCGCCGAGCAATGGCCGACGCCGATTCTTTGGAGCGGCTACGAAATCGGGATCGCACTGCGTTACCCCCACGAAAGCATCGAGCAAGACTTCGGCTATGTCGAGCATCATCCTTTGGCGGAAGCGTACATCGCATACAACCCGCCGCCTCACGATCGCCCGACTTGGGACCTGACGTGCGTGCTGCAATTGGTACGTCCGACTCGCGATTACTTCGGTCTGACTTCAGTCGGCAAGGTCACCGTCGCCGATGATGGCCTGACCACTTTCGAAGAGAATGCTGATGGCCGCGACCAATACTTCACGCTCAATGACGAACAGATTGCGAGAACGCTAGAAGCACTGCAATTGCTTTCCAGTGAACCACCTCACCCGGTCCATTGA
- a CDS encoding deoxyhypusine synthase family protein, with protein sequence MNVTEFLETHFRHFNARELLASAKAYGDFVHGGGKMMVTLAGAMSTGELGLSLAEMIRKGKVHAVTCTAANLEEDIFNLVAHDEYEIVENWRALSAQDEVELRDRGFNRVTDTCIPETVMRHLEDRLVPMWQKAASENAARMPVEFMFDLLDDEGLVQHYQVPRENSWVAAAKDAGIPVFTPGFEDSTLGNIYTAHVIDGSVSSHGAYATGTKQLQQLAHWYQSTMKDPIGFFQIGGGIAGDFPICVVPMLIQDLKLDIPLWGYFCQISDATTSYGGYSGAVPNEKITWYKIDADSPKFMIQSDATICAPLVFAHVLGW encoded by the coding sequence ATGAATGTCACGGAATTCTTGGAAACTCATTTTCGGCACTTCAACGCTCGTGAACTGCTTGCGTCCGCAAAGGCTTATGGGGACTTTGTTCACGGTGGTGGCAAGATGATGGTGACTCTTGCGGGGGCAATGAGCACCGGCGAGTTGGGTCTGTCACTGGCCGAGATGATCCGGAAGGGCAAGGTGCACGCTGTCACCTGCACCGCCGCGAACCTGGAAGAAGACATTTTCAACTTGGTCGCTCATGACGAGTACGAAATCGTCGAGAATTGGCGGGCTCTGTCGGCTCAAGACGAGGTCGAGCTGCGAGACCGTGGCTTCAACCGAGTCACTGACACCTGCATTCCCGAAACGGTCATGCGCCACCTAGAGGATCGTTTGGTTCCCATGTGGCAAAAGGCGGCCAGCGAGAACGCCGCTCGCATGCCCGTTGAGTTCATGTTCGATCTGTTGGACGATGAAGGATTGGTGCAGCACTACCAAGTCCCACGCGAAAATAGCTGGGTCGCGGCGGCCAAGGACGCGGGCATTCCCGTGTTCACTCCCGGGTTCGAAGACTCCACGCTGGGCAACATCTACACCGCTCATGTCATCGACGGCAGCGTCTCGTCCCACGGCGCGTACGCGACCGGCACAAAGCAATTGCAGCAATTGGCCCATTGGTACCAGAGCACGATGAAGGACCCGATCGGATTCTTCCAGATCGGTGGCGGGATCGCGGGCGACTTCCCGATCTGCGTGGTTCCGATGTTGATCCAAGACCTGAAGCTGGACATTCCACTGTGGGGCTACTTCTGCCAGATCAGCGACGCGACGACCAGCTACGGTGGATACAGCGGAGCGGTGCCGAATGAAAAGATCACCTGGTACAAGATCGACGCCGACTCGCCCAAGTTCATGATTCAAAGCGACGCGACGATTTGTGCACCGCTCGTGTTCGCTCACGTGCTGGGGTGGTGA
- a CDS encoding leucine-rich repeat domain-containing protein: MNKLQAKRASLKPTHRQWIRTIATLVILGTLLGIAWKPRLVSENYLRDAANVMVTDSELPPIGRQASDVLAEEVTYPKANSPRHRWYIGGFPLDAYQARLSQNEGVDGLERWSTFGLGLWIDLWFCIGVLALAGIAAYHVRPGQSPWNVLWSPKVSGNSRYRRTVVGIASVGLVVTAAHFYLTQRRLNAFEKESMVTMVRSTNHPMVARLPLAFRGPWTHAFQVQCPPNSNMKSINWSDYPSLDFVSLHGEIAPETLKAIQKNPWVTGLRWSSVPSVESANAVLEQLPSLRSVSLSFRHSDQNAEQPSDAKLRVQSLSHLASLSLRRVHASAICTEELLAPSLSTLEIQTIGPTVDSWVFEDANNLQSLSFRHLRQNRETNPDELKMTVRLLPALTELSIDGGIPIDLSLLDLPRLTKLNGVESHSMHQGQPEREDGYVAWVSSLKMSGLSSLSHLELAGENFDEWEVEECPRLHDVRIRRPAVGGYGRFRRSMRGWEAPPQFVGARLYAAIASGPAPRPQKSPKGLMAWAVSLPSLRTLTFDQMNLTTCELSKLQSCSFLKSLKLDHCQLDPRQLEELRVVSTLRELSVSGVDVDAEVIPQLLAMHNNWEVLELPWEELDEIRIIDQRQLKRAFGTRTLRAKHVELVNLESLVSRLRVAPGAETVRVVNLPSLTEISIRRPKTNHIEISGVPNLLSFTLERGVLDSSSLGSLTQCRQLHSLILPGSHYPEGLAKHFLCWPGLQELNAIGTPLRDEDLQDLPSLKNLRRLRLDDTALTEKGVLTLAHCDRLQSVSLVGLDLSGTAFEPLAALAWLMELSVNESISLSDALQAIRLSPEEWAAGNYNPRVAGSWSNGFKAGAGRVKDLFRGGPQRGRRPRWASNEEKGSNESMDSQPKNRTTDAT, translated from the coding sequence ATGAACAAGCTGCAAGCCAAACGAGCGTCTCTGAAACCGACCCACCGCCAGTGGATACGGACAATCGCAACACTCGTGATCCTCGGAACTCTGCTCGGAATCGCTTGGAAACCACGGCTGGTTTCTGAGAATTACCTTCGGGATGCCGCCAACGTGATGGTGACCGACAGCGAGCTCCCCCCTATCGGACGACAAGCCTCCGATGTGCTGGCCGAGGAGGTGACATACCCAAAAGCAAACTCGCCTCGACACCGTTGGTACATCGGCGGATTCCCGTTGGACGCCTATCAAGCACGGTTGTCGCAAAACGAAGGCGTAGACGGATTGGAACGTTGGAGCACATTTGGTTTGGGGTTGTGGATCGACCTTTGGTTCTGCATCGGCGTTCTCGCTTTGGCTGGCATCGCGGCTTACCACGTCCGGCCCGGCCAATCGCCGTGGAACGTTCTGTGGTCGCCCAAAGTAAGCGGGAACTCGCGTTATCGCCGCACCGTCGTCGGCATCGCGTCGGTCGGTTTGGTCGTGACCGCTGCACACTTCTACTTGACCCAACGCCGATTGAATGCGTTTGAAAAAGAGTCGATGGTCACGATGGTGCGATCAACCAACCATCCCATGGTCGCTCGACTGCCATTGGCTTTTCGCGGACCATGGACACACGCCTTCCAAGTGCAGTGCCCGCCTAACTCGAACATGAAATCGATCAACTGGAGCGACTACCCTTCGCTCGACTTCGTTTCATTGCACGGCGAAATTGCGCCCGAAACGTTGAAAGCGATTCAAAAAAATCCTTGGGTCACGGGACTACGTTGGTCGAGCGTTCCAAGCGTCGAAAGTGCGAACGCCGTGTTGGAACAGTTGCCTTCGCTACGAAGCGTCTCGCTATCGTTCCGGCACAGCGACCAAAACGCGGAACAACCCTCGGACGCGAAACTTCGGGTTCAGTCACTCAGTCATTTGGCATCGTTGTCACTTCGTCGTGTCCATGCGTCTGCGATCTGCACCGAAGAGTTGTTGGCGCCTTCCCTCTCAACTTTGGAAATCCAAACGATCGGCCCCACCGTCGACTCTTGGGTGTTCGAAGACGCAAACAATTTGCAGTCGCTGTCGTTTCGTCACCTTCGCCAGAATCGCGAAACGAATCCTGATGAACTCAAGATGACTGTCCGGTTGCTGCCTGCGTTGACGGAACTTTCCATCGACGGCGGTATCCCAATCGATCTGAGCCTGTTGGATCTGCCTCGATTGACCAAATTGAACGGCGTCGAATCGCACTCAATGCACCAGGGTCAGCCCGAACGAGAAGACGGCTATGTGGCTTGGGTCTCGTCCCTGAAGATGTCCGGTCTGAGCTCGCTTTCACACTTGGAGTTGGCGGGCGAGAACTTCGATGAATGGGAAGTCGAAGAATGCCCACGACTGCACGACGTGCGAATCAGACGACCTGCCGTCGGCGGATACGGTCGCTTCCGTCGCAGCATGCGAGGCTGGGAAGCTCCTCCACAATTCGTTGGAGCCCGACTGTATGCCGCGATCGCTTCGGGTCCCGCTCCAAGGCCGCAGAAGTCGCCCAAGGGCCTGATGGCGTGGGCGGTTTCGCTACCGTCGCTTCGCACTTTGACCTTCGATCAAATGAACCTCACCACGTGTGAGCTTTCGAAGTTGCAATCGTGCTCGTTCTTGAAATCACTGAAACTCGATCATTGCCAACTCGACCCGCGGCAACTTGAAGAACTGCGAGTTGTCAGCACCCTGCGTGAGCTGTCCGTATCGGGTGTCGATGTGGATGCCGAAGTGATCCCTCAGTTGTTGGCGATGCACAACAACTGGGAAGTCCTCGAATTGCCTTGGGAAGAACTCGACGAAATACGAATCATCGATCAGCGACAACTCAAACGAGCTTTCGGCACGCGGACGCTGCGAGCCAAGCATGTTGAATTGGTGAACCTCGAATCACTGGTCAGTCGCCTGCGTGTGGCACCGGGTGCCGAGACCGTTCGCGTGGTCAATTTGCCCAGCCTGACGGAGATTTCGATTCGTCGGCCAAAGACCAATCACATCGAAATCAGCGGTGTTCCAAACTTGCTGTCGTTCACTTTGGAGCGAGGCGTGCTGGACTCGTCTTCGCTGGGCAGCCTGACGCAATGTCGCCAACTACACTCGTTAATCCTGCCGGGCAGCCACTATCCCGAGGGTTTGGCCAAACACTTCCTGTGCTGGCCTGGACTGCAAGAACTCAACGCGATCGGCACGCCCCTTCGCGATGAAGATTTGCAAGATCTGCCAAGCCTGAAGAACCTCCGACGCTTGCGATTGGACGATACCGCATTGACCGAAAAAGGCGTTTTGACGCTCGCACATTGCGACCGGTTGCAGAGTGTTTCCTTGGTCGGTCTGGATTTGTCCGGCACCGCTTTTGAACCGTTGGCCGCTCTTGCTTGGTTGATGGAATTGTCCGTGAACGAATCCATCTCGCTCTCCGATGCACTTCAAGCCATCCGTTTGTCACCGGAAGAATGGGCGGCCGGAAACTACAACCCGCGCGTGGCCGGAAGCTGGTCCAACGGTTTCAAAGCTGGGGCTGGCCGCGTGAAGGATCTCTTCCGAGGTGGGCCGCAGCGTGGGCGACGTCCGCGTTGGGCATCCAACGAAGAAAAGGGTTCCAACGAATCGATGGACTCGCAACCGAAGAATCGGACGACTGATGCAACGTGA
- a CDS encoding sigma-70 family RNA polymerase sigma factor gives MSVVTASSVPARRPAWVNSEELDQAMAEVQPLLTDFSEADHATLRRLTKRRLRQEIDFISNEKFTSVREGKRIFTQTLGLAPRETAIGIATIRRSGVDLPIHLGRLCEAPLLKPEQERMLFERMNYLLQQAAIHRSVLNPERPSRLRLELIELFVALADWHRDRIVEANLRLVFSIVKKFVNPNNTFDDLLSDGIVALIRAVEKFDFDRGFRFSTYATQVVRRNSYRTVVEKQQERQKVQGGLQDMDIDVSEEERSSAISEKRWHELRSRLSVMLGDLDRREKFIIRARFSLGPHRKVHTLQSLADRLGVSKERVRQLERRAMDKLRAMAGDVQLAELEA, from the coding sequence ATGTCCGTCGTCACCGCTTCCTCGGTCCCCGCCCGACGTCCCGCATGGGTCAACAGCGAAGAATTGGACCAAGCCATGGCTGAGGTCCAGCCGCTTCTCACCGATTTCTCGGAAGCGGATCACGCGACTCTGCGTCGATTGACCAAACGCCGGTTGCGACAAGAAATCGACTTCATCTCGAACGAGAAGTTCACTTCGGTTCGGGAAGGCAAACGAATCTTCACTCAAACGCTTGGACTGGCTCCTCGCGAAACCGCGATTGGGATCGCGACGATTCGACGAAGCGGCGTTGACCTTCCGATTCACCTGGGTCGGTTGTGCGAAGCTCCGCTGCTCAAGCCCGAACAAGAAAGGATGTTGTTCGAGCGAATGAATTACCTGCTACAACAAGCGGCGATTCATCGCAGCGTTCTGAACCCTGAGCGGCCTTCGCGCCTTCGACTCGAATTGATTGAACTGTTCGTCGCCCTGGCCGATTGGCACCGCGACCGCATCGTCGAAGCCAACTTGCGTTTGGTGTTCTCAATCGTGAAGAAGTTCGTCAATCCAAACAACACATTCGACGACCTGCTCAGTGACGGAATCGTGGCCTTGATCCGAGCGGTTGAGAAATTCGACTTCGATCGCGGGTTCCGATTCAGCACGTACGCAACCCAGGTTGTCCGTCGCAATTCATATCGAACGGTCGTTGAGAAGCAACAAGAACGTCAAAAGGTCCAAGGGGGACTGCAAGACATGGATATCGACGTCAGTGAAGAAGAGCGTTCTTCGGCAATCAGCGAAAAGCGTTGGCACGAATTGCGAAGTCGACTCAGCGTGATGCTGGGTGACTTGGATCGCCGTGAAAAGTTCATCATCCGCGCGAGGTTCTCGCTTGGTCCGCATCGCAAAGTCCACACGTTGCAGTCGCTGGCCGATCGATTGGGCGTTTCCAAAGAACGCGTGCGGCAACTGGAGCGACGTGCGATGGACAAACTCCGCGCGATGGCTGGTGACGTTCAACTGGCAGAGTTGGAAGCATAA